From a single Fusobacterium sp. IOR10 genomic region:
- the nhaC gene encoding Na+/H+ antiporter NhaC — protein MKKKPSFLQAVIPIISMILLLGVGYGRYGLRAEVLMLISAGIAGIIAIHLGYTWEDIMTSIVGKLSKTMPAILILIIVGVLIGSWMLGGTIPMMVYYGLKIINPKFIVITSFVVTAFVSLCTGTSWGSAGTIGVALMGVAAGMDMPLPIVAGAIVSGAYFGDKMSPLSDTTNLAPIAAGTTLYEHIGHMIFTTGPAFILSAIVYIIVGLRMPGSEIATPEKVGVILSTLDKMFVWNPLIILPPILVLYGSFKKKPTIPVMLTSSSIALFNGIVFQNFTLQQAFESTISGFNISMISGIDSSSVIADIPRLLNRGGMNSMLGTVLIAFCAYGFAGTISVNGSLDIVLERVLKSVKSTGSLILATLISCFTAVCVTSNGQLSILIPGEMFKNSYLARKLDPKNLSRTLEDGATVIEPLVPWTAAGVYMATTLGVPTLEYLPWAILCYSGCIFATIWGYTGKFIAKIDESDPRYQEYLKEHEKIK, from the coding sequence ATGAAAAAGAAACCAAGTTTTTTACAAGCAGTGATACCAATTATTTCAATGATATTATTATTAGGGGTTGGTTATGGAAGATATGGATTAAGAGCAGAAGTATTAATGCTAATATCAGCAGGAATAGCAGGAATTATAGCAATTCATTTAGGTTATACTTGGGAAGATATTATGACTTCAATAGTTGGAAAACTTTCAAAAACAATGCCAGCAATATTAATACTTATTATTGTTGGGGTTTTGATAGGAAGCTGGATGCTAGGTGGAACAATTCCTATGATGGTATATTATGGACTTAAAATAATAAATCCTAAGTTTATAGTTATCACATCATTTGTAGTAACAGCATTTGTATCTCTTTGTACTGGAACTTCATGGGGAAGTGCTGGGACAATTGGTGTAGCTCTTATGGGAGTAGCTGCAGGAATGGATATGCCATTACCAATAGTTGCAGGGGCAATAGTTTCTGGAGCATATTTTGGAGATAAAATGTCACCTTTATCAGATACAACTAACCTAGCTCCAATAGCTGCAGGAACAACTTTATACGAACATATTGGTCATATGATATTTACAACAGGTCCAGCATTTATTTTGTCAGCTATTGTTTATATAATAGTAGGTTTAAGAATGCCTGGTTCAGAAATAGCAACTCCAGAAAAAGTAGGAGTAATATTATCAACATTGGATAAGATGTTTGTATGGAATCCTTTAATTATTTTACCTCCAATATTAGTATTATATGGTTCTTTTAAGAAAAAACCAACTATACCAGTAATGCTTACATCAAGTTCAATAGCGCTATTTAATGGAATTGTTTTTCAAAACTTTACTTTGCAACAAGCTTTTGAATCAACAATAAGTGGATTTAATATTTCTATGATTTCTGGAATAGATTCATCATCAGTAATAGCAGACATTCCAAGATTGTTAAATAGAGGTGGAATGAATTCAATGCTAGGAACTGTATTAATAGCTTTTTGTGCCTATGGATTTGCAGGGACAATATCTGTTAATGGTTCTTTAGATATAGTTTTAGAAAGAGTTTTAAAAAGTGTAAAATCAACAGGAAGTTTAATACTTGCAACATTAATATCTTGCTTTACAGCAGTATGTGTTACATCTAATGGGCAATTATCAATATTAATTCCTGGTGAAATGTTTAAGAATAGTTATTTAGCTAGAAAATTAGATCCTAAAAACCTTTCAAGAACATTGGAGGATGGAGCTACAGTTATAGAACCTTTAGTACCGTGGACAGCAGCAGGTGTGTATATGGCTACAACTTTAGGGGTTCCAACTTTAGAATATTTACCTTGGGCAATTTTATGCTATTCAGGTTGTATATTTGCAACTATCTGGGGATATACAGGGAAATTTATAGCGAAAATAGATGAATCAGACCCTAGATATCAAGAATATTTAAAAGAACATGAAAAAATAAAATAA
- the xylB gene encoding xylulokinase, with amino-acid sequence MYIGIDIGTSSVKTLLMDSLGEVIRTSSREYPLIFVKDSWIEQHPSDWYEKTIESLKELIVGYENRVKAISFSGQMHGLVVLDEENEVIRPAMLWCDQRTEKECEYLNNVIGKEKLINLTGNIALTGFTLPKILWMKNNEPHAFNKISKIMLPKDYVAYKLSGNFATDVSDASGTLMLDVKNRKWSCEMLKIAGIDESKLPKVYESYESVGTLSKKISDELGLNEDVKIVIGGGDQAIGAVGLGVVSEENLSVSLGTSGVVFSNSDKYTFDNGARVHSFCNSASKYHQMGVILSAASCLKWWAENINKTHDYKVLMEEACKSENESIYFMPYLVGERTPHNDSNIRGSFVGLSAMDKRGDMTKAVLEGVTFALRDSYEILKEMKVKGNIIRLSGGGAKNKLWREIISNVFNLKVEIVNSIEGPAFGASIIAAVGDGKYESVNVACDSLIKVTEEIFPNEEKVKIYNKKYKKFRKLYPMMCEFYK; translated from the coding sequence ATGTATATTGGAATAGACATAGGAACTTCATCAGTTAAGACTTTACTAATGGATTCCCTTGGAGAAGTTATAAGAACATCTTCAAGGGAATATCCCCTTATTTTTGTAAAGGATAGTTGGATAGAACAACATCCTAGTGACTGGTATGAAAAAACTATTGAATCTTTAAAGGAATTAATAGTTGGTTATGAAAATAGGGTAAAAGCAATAAGTTTCAGTGGACAAATGCATGGTCTTGTTGTCTTAGATGAAGAGAATGAAGTTATTAGACCTGCAATGCTTTGGTGTGATCAGAGAACTGAGAAAGAATGTGAATATTTAAATAATGTTATAGGAAAAGAAAAATTAATAAACTTAACTGGAAATATTGCACTTACTGGATTTACTCTTCCTAAAATTCTTTGGATGAAAAATAATGAACCACATGCATTTAATAAAATATCAAAAATAATGTTACCAAAGGATTATGTTGCATACAAATTAAGTGGTAATTTTGCAACAGATGTAAGTGATGCATCTGGAACATTAATGTTAGATGTTAAAAATAGAAAATGGTCATGTGAAATGTTAAAAATAGCTGGTATAGATGAAAGTAAATTACCAAAGGTATATGAATCTTATGAAAGTGTAGGGACTTTATCAAAGAAAATATCAGATGAACTAGGATTAAATGAAGATGTTAAAATAGTTATAGGTGGTGGAGATCAAGCTATTGGAGCTGTTGGACTTGGGGTTGTTAGTGAAGAAAATTTATCAGTTTCCCTTGGTACATCAGGTGTAGTTTTTTCAAATAGTGATAAATATACATTTGATAATGGGGCTAGGGTACATTCTTTTTGTAATTCAGCTTCTAAATATCATCAAATGGGAGTAATTCTTTCAGCAGCTTCTTGTTTAAAATGGTGGGCTGAAAATATAAATAAAACTCATGACTATAAGGTTTTAATGGAAGAAGCTTGTAAATCAGAAAATGAAAGTATATACTTTATGCCTTATTTAGTAGGGGAAAGAACTCCTCATAATGATTCTAATATAAGAGGTTCTTTTGTTGGTCTTAGTGCAATGGACAAAAGAGGAGATATGACAAAGGCTGTTTTAGAAGGAGTTACTTTTGCCCTAAGAGATTCTTATGAAATATTAAAGGAAATGAAAGTTAAAGGAAATATTATTAGACTCAGTGGTGGAGGAGCTAAAAATAAATTATGGAGAGAAATAATTTCCAATGTTTTTAATTTGAAAGTTGAGATTGTAAATTCAATAGAAGGTCCAGCCTTTGGAGCAAGTATAATAGCAGCTGTTGGGGATGGAAAATATGAGAGTGTAAATGTAGCTTGTGATTCTTTAATTAAAGTTACTGAAGAAATATTTCCAAATGAAGAGAAAGTAAAAATTTACAATAAAAAATATAAGAAATTTAGAAAACTGTATCCAATGATGTGTGAATTTTATAAATAA